GGGTGAGGATAATGCCCCTGTCCCAGATGCCGGCGAGGATTACCTGCTCTTCTTCACTATTATGTTCATAGATCTCATAAGCAATGCGTTCGATCTTTTTTTCGATGATATCCTGCGTTAAAATGGTGTTCTTTTTTTCCATGTCTGAATTTTGCGCGCTGTAAAAATACGTAAATTGTTGTGCCCCTCCACGTTGTTGAATGGATTTAAAATGTAAATTGGGGCAGTCAAATCTAGGATATGCTGATAGCGCAACAAATCATGTTTCTGATCGCTTTTGCGGCGGCGGTGTACTTTTTCGCTAAAAAGGCTGGCTTTATCAGGAAAAACATCTTGCTGGGTCGCGACGTTGAGCTGAACGACCGGAAGGACGAACGCCTGCGAAACCTTATACTGCTGGCCTTCGGACAAAAGAAAATGTTCCGGAATCCGCTCGTAGCCGTACTTCACTTCTTCGTGTACGCGGGTTTTATCATCATCAATATAGAGATACTTGAAATTATACTGGACGGCATTCTCGGCACCCACCGGCTGTTCGCGCCGTTGCTGGTCGGACTTTACACCTTCCTGATCAGCGCATTTGAAATACTGGCAGTGACAGTGATCGTAGGTTGCGCGATCTTCCTGGCCCGCAGGAATATGATTAAGTTGAAACGTTTCATGAGCCGCGATCTCGATGGCTGGCCACGTTCCGATGCCAACTACATTTTGGCGACCGAAATTATACTGATGCTGTTGTTCCTGACCATGAACGCCGCCGACCTGGCATTACAAGCACAGGGTGCGGAGCATTATCATACCACAGGACGATTTGCCGTGAGCGGCTTGCTGAGCCCGATGTTTGAAGGTATGAGTACAGGCAGTCTCGTAGCCATCGAGCGCGTATGCTGGTGGCTGCACATCCTGGGCGTGCTGGCGTTTTTGAACTACCTCCCCTACTCGAAACACCTGCACATTATGCTGGCGTTCCCGAATGCATGGTATACCCCGCTGGAGCCTAAAGGCAAAATGACCAATATGCCCGAGATCCAACGGGAAGTGTTATACGCCATGCAACCCGAGCTGGCCGCCAACGCTCCGGCCGATGCGGCGGTGCCAAAGTTTGGCGCCAAAGACGTGCAGGACCTCACCTGGAAGAACCTGCTGGATGCATACGCCTGTACAGAATGTGGCCGTTGCTCCGCCGCCTGCCCGGCTACGCAAACCGGTAAAAAATTATCACCACGTCTGATCATGATGAAAACCCGCGACCGTTCGGAAGAATTGGGGGCATTTATCAGGAATAATAAAGAAGGCAGCACCACAGACGGCAAATCATTGCTGCGCGATTACATCACCGAAGAGGAATTGCGCGCCTGCACCAGCTGCAACGCCTGCGTACAGGAGTGCCCGGTGAGCATCAACCCGCTGGATATCATCTTACAGATGCGCCGCCACCTTGTGATGGAAGAATCCAGCGCACCGCAGGAATGGAACATGATGTTCAGCAATATCGAAAACAATATGGCTCCCTGGAAGTTCAGCCCGGACGACCGCGATGCCTGGATACAATCTTAAGGACGTAAAACAAGCGACATATGCAGGTAAGAACCATGGCAGATTATATGGCAAGCGGAGAAACACCGGAAATCCTTTTCTGGGTGGGATGCGCGGGCAGTTTTGACCAGCGTGCCCAGAAAATCACGCGTGCCTTTGCTTCCATACTGGACAAAACCGGGGTGAAGTTCGCCATCCTGGGCAAAGAAGAAGGCTGCACCGGCGATCCCGCACGGCGCGCCGGCAACGAGTTCCTGTTCCAGATGATGGCATATAATAACATCCAGGTGCTGAACGGGTATGGCGTGAAGAAGATCGTTACCACTTGTCCGCACTGCTTCAATACCTTCAAAAACGAATACCCTGAATTGGGAGGCTCGTACGAAGTAATGCATCACACTACCCTGCTGCAACAACTGATCGACGAAGGCAAAGTACGCCTGAAAGACGGCGGCGGCTTCAAAGGCAAAAAAATCACCTACCACGACTCCTGCTACCTGGGCAGGGCCAATAATATTTATGAAGCTCCCCGCAAAGTGCTCGAAGTGTTCGATGCCGAACTGGTGGAAATGAAACGCTGTCGCAGCAATGGCCTATGCTGCGGAGCCGGCGGTGCCCAGATGTTCAAGGAAGAAGAGAAGGGTACTACCCGCGTGAACTTCGAACGCGGCAGGGAAGCCGTGGCTACCGGAGCCAACGTCATTGCGGCGAACTGCCCGTTCTGTATGACCATGCTGACGGATGGCGTGAAGGAACAAGGCAGGGAGGATGATGTGAAGGTGCTGGATATTGCGGAGTTGGTGGCGGCGAGTATGGAGTAGGTGGCACCTGTTTAATATCATATATATTTTAACGCATTTCCGTAAATTTGCAGGATGAACGTGAAGGATTTACTACCGCAAGACTTCTCTCCTTCTTCGAGAGTGTGGATCTACCAGAGCAACCGGCCGTTTGGCGAGAGAGAAGCGCTGGAGGTGGATGAGCAACTCCACCAGTTTGCCTCACAATGGCTGTCGCACGGCGATCCTGTGAAAGGCTGGGGCAAATTGCTGTTTAACCAGGTCATCGTACTGATGGCCGACGAGTCGGGCACAGGCGTGAGCGGTTGCAGCACGGACAGTTCCGTACGCATTATTAAAAGTCTTGAGAATCAGTATCAGGTGAACCTTTTCGACAGGCTGCTGCTCGGTTTCTTTGTGAAAGATAAAGTACAGTTGTTGCCGTTGGCACAGCTGAATTATGCACTGGAGAAGGGCTTTATTGCAGAAGATACGCTGTACCTGAATAATACCGTACTGAATAAGAAAGAGCTGGAAGAGAAATGGCTGGTGCCGCTGAAGGACAGCTGGCTGGCGTCGAAGATTACGGTGAATAAGTAATTGATTGCGGAAATAGCTCATTTGGTAGAGCGATAGCTTCCCAAGCTATAGGTGGCGGGTTCGAGCCCCGTTTTCCGCTCGTGAAGAAAAAAGCACTGCATGACGCGGTGCTTTTTTTATGGTTTGATGTAAGTGTAGTATTGCACTGCTGACTCTAGAAACTCCGTTCCACCCGCTGCAATGCGTGTTCTTTGAGCCGGCATGCCTGTCGCAGGATCTGTGTCAAAAACGTACTTTGCCTCCTGGATCGGGTAGCTACCACCACGGGGAAAGGTGCGTAGCAGTACTGCGCAATGCTCGCTCCTCCTGTAAGAATAACCCATTTCGGTTTCAAAACTCCACTGGAACCCGAAAAAAGGAAGCGAGCGAATTACCGATTGGTATGGATTCGGCAGGTTATTATACTTATACTCTCTATGATCCGCCAGCCGACCTAACGTGCCGGTGTTGTAGGAGATCTTGTAACTAACAATGTCGTCGTTATCGTAGCCAATGTCGAAAGCCGGGTATTGGGCTGGTGCCGTTTTATTATCATTCATACTAATGATGTCGGTGATCTGCTGTTTTTCATTAAACTCGATTATGCTGGCATGATGACTGTAAGGCGCGTCGACATAAACGGAGTTAGCCATGTAATTTGAAAAAGTACGCATCCCCTGTTGAAGCGTGTCGTATTGCATTAAAATGCGGACTATCAGTCCGAGGCTATCATACTCAAATTCTTCACGCTACAGAGAAGGTGAAGTAGACTGCCGCATACCTGAGTAGTGATACTGTACCTGTCCTGTCGGGAAGTAAGTGAAACTATCGACAAGAAATCCCGAACTATCCCGCACAGCGCTCAGCCAGTAGGCAGGCATATCGATTTTGGGGAGGTTACGGTTTACGATCGGCGGATACAATTCTTCTTGTTTTTCAGAACAGGCCCATGTAACTAAAAGGGCTATACCTAGGATACAATATTTTATTCTCTGCATTGGGTCTTGGGTAAGGATGATCGGCAATATACATCATTTTGCAACTTGGCAGGCTGCTGCACATACCTTATTATTGTTCATCCATTAACATCATAAAATAAGGCCACACAGCCGACATTAGAACATATGAAATACAGAAGCTACTCGATTTCCGCCGCCAATGCAGCAGAACTTTCTGAGAAAATCAACGCATTCTTTGACGCAAACCCAGAAATCACGCTTGTGTCCACTTCCCAATCGCAAAATAATGAGTGTATTGTGTACACTATTCTATTTAAAGAGGCACCAGCGAAACGAGAAATCAGTGGTTTTAAAACAAATCACTAACGTTCTGATCCTGAGCAGGTACTTAAACTAGGAAAATTGATTCTCTAACATTATTTTAACAGTTACACAAACGTTTAAAAATCAATAAGTTATTCGGACTCTTCTTTAAGATGGATGGTTTTTGCGAATATCTAGCACAATTCTTTCAGTGATTAAACTGAAATATTATTTTTTAACCAGTCTTTAAATTGAATTACCATGAGAACGTACCTCAAAGCTTTCGCATTCGTAGCAGCCACTGGCGCATTTATTTTCGCTCAAGGCGGCGTAGCATCCTCTTATGCAGCCAACAGCAAATCTGTAGAATCAGCAGTTTCTTATGATTTGTCTGCCTACCAGGATACTACTCCTAAAGACACTACGAAAAAGAAAAAAGAAAAAGAAGATACTTCCTCTACCAAGATCATCGCGATCCGATAGAGCAGCTATCTACTTTTGTGAAGTGCAAACCGGGCATCCTGGTTTGCACTTTTTTTGGACTAGAATCCAAAATATGTTTAATATCTTGCGCCCACTGCATAACTGTATATCAGCATGAAAGAAAATCAACCCAATACAGCCAGGCAGTGGATACTGCTTATCCCGGCCATGGTGCTGGCTCTTCTTGTTTATAACATGCCATTGGTGAAACAATGGTTCCAGGACAGGCCAGTTAACTACTATAAAGAATTTAAGTCGACCCTTGAGGCCGACGTGACGGAGGACCAGATGCGTGAGATCCGCTACGGGAAACAGTACGTACTGGCAAATATGCTCTTGCAGACATTGGCCAAGGAAAAGGACGTTACCGTACTACTGGAGCCTAACTCCTACTATCGCGAGAACGGCATAGACATTATCGTTCCGGAGCCGGTGGTGTTTTATTACTACACCAATGGGAAAATGAAGGCAGTATGGACCAACAGCAAAGACATTTACAAGGCTAAGTTTTTTGTGCGTATCAGCAAAACCATGGACCTTTCTGTTGTTCCCTTAAACTCGAAAGCCGACATTGACAAGGTACTTGCTGACTATAAAAATTACAACGCCACCTTATGACCCAGCTTCTTACTGCCTTTCTCCTACTTGCCGTTCACTTTCTTACGGGTTATGGGGTACTAAACCTTCTTAAAGTAAAGCTACAGGCCGTCATGCATGGCTCACTGTCACTGCTGTTAGGTATTGCCGTGGCTTCGCTACTGCCATTCTTCCTGCAACTGGCTTACATTCCGCTGACAACAGCTACCGTTTTTGGTACGTTGATCATAGTGATGTTGCTCGTAAATGTGAAAGTGCTGCTCTCCAAACATAAACCGGTAATCAGCAAAAAAGACTTTAGTCTCAAGGTATACGAAATACCATTTGTGGCCCTGATTACTTTCCTGGTGCTGATCAGCATCTGGCGCAGTTATATACTTCCTCCTACCCCCCGCGACCTGCTGTCGGGCCCGGAGGCAATTGCCGAATTTGCCGTGAGAGAGCATACTTTTATCAACTCTATATTTAATCTTAGTCTGGAATCTACGAACAACCAGTTCAAGCCGCCGTTCATTACCTGCCTGCAGCTGATTTACAAACTCGCCGGCTTTCCGTTCGGACAGTGGTGGCTGGGTGCTATTGTAGCCTCCTTCATCATCTTCCTGTACAATGCGCTGAAACGCACCGTACATCCTATACTTGCAGGCGCACTCGTGTTCCTGTTTATGGCGGCTCCGGAACTGTACGGCTATACCTTTATGGTGTTGTTCGATTACAGCAACATGGTATTCTTCTTCCTGTCGTGCTACTTCCTGTTCGAGTACTTTCGTGATAAAGAAGTACGCAATTTTTACCTATCGACCTTACTGATGGCATTTGCCGTTTATATCCGTTCGGAGACCCTCGTACTGGCAGCCATGATGGTACCGGCAGTACTGTTCGTACAATGGAAATGGAAAACCGGCATCAAACAAATGGCTATCACGGCGGGCATCTTTATAGTCGCGGCGTTCCTGTTCTACTGGATTCCGCAGAGCCTCTATATCAAACATTACCTACCGGCCAACTACGATATGGGCGCCCTGATCCGGAAAGACCTCTTCGACCTGGCCCCACTCTGGAAACGCTTCGGAGATATGACCTCCCAATTGATGTATGGCGAATTCGGCAAGTTGCTCTGGGGTTACATTATGTATGTATTCCTCATCTTCCTGGTAGCCGAACTGGTGATCACGAAGGCTAAGCTGTCAGTAGTTGCGCGCAACTGGCTTTACGCCGTACTGGTAGTGTACGTTGGTCTTCCAATACTGGGCTTTGTGCTTCCATTGATGGACCTTGAGCATACGACCAAGCGTGGTTTGATGAAAATACTTCCCCTGATGCTCCTCTACCTGGCCAACAACAAACTGCTAGTCGTAGTTTCGGATTGGCTCAGGAAGTACGAGTTTGGCGGCGCGAAGGATACTGGCGGCGTAGCCAGGCCACAACCTAGGCCGACTGATAGCAAGAAAGCCAAACACTCTTCACGATAGTAGAAAGTCCCGGTTTAAGCTGGGACTTTTCTTTTATCCCGATCACTATTCCCAAAATTTTCTTTCTAATGCGGGATCAATTCCACCGCCGGCAATGCTTACCGGACGGTGAAACGAATCCCTTTCTAACAATCACCACCATTGACCATTGACTTTGTCTTTTTTATAAGTTAGTTGGCATAGGTGTTTAACCGTACAACGTCTATTATGTCTGCACATGACAGTATTGGCTCCCGGCTTTTATGCCGAGGTGCAACATCCGCTGTGTGCCTTTATATTGAAATGGATGAATTATGGGTTAAAATAAAGACATAATGAGCTCGAGGGTTAGGAAATAAATATTGTTGAATGCATGCGCCATAGTCGTTACCACAAAGCGACTGACATGTTTACCCTGCCAACTCGCATAAGCGTACGTTAACATCATACCCTTAATACCAGCCACTATCGCGTAGGCTATGCTATACATGTGGAAAAGTGCGAAAAGTACGCCCGCGACAAGAATAAGCCATGCCATCGATTTATGATGTCGTTTATAGTAATCGTATGGAAGGAACTGTAGCAGGTAGGTTTCCAGCAGGGGTGCTATTACGCAAAACACGATCAGCTTGAACAACCACGTGTGTTCACTAACACCATTCTTATCAATCTTCAAATCGAACCAAGATTCAACAACTGCGACAAGAAACGTACATGCATATGTAATTAGCACTAGTACTCCTCCCCAAACAAAGACGAATACGGCCGGCTTTTTGTTTAAGCAGATCATATCAACAACAGATTGATAGAGGGGGCTAATATCCCCCTCCCTAAGTGACCAAATTACTTGACGAAAATCTCTGGATGCTCCTCAAATGTTCGTCGAGTCGCTTGCGCGCTTAAATATATTTCATGGGCATGATTCAATATCATCCCGCCAAACCAATTCGCAAGTACTTGAGGCAAGGATATGCCACCACCACAATTCATCATCTCCGATGCACTCATCTCCTGAAGGTCTGTTGAATAAAACGATAAAGTTTTCATTTGTTTGAGGTTTTAACATTAGTAAATGGTTTTGCACTGCGCGTAGTACTCCACGCAATATCATGTCAATAAGCTATCGGGCCGTACATGACGGATTTCTCTTAAGCAGATTGGAAGCGGTTCAATAACAAATAGTGTAAATATCAGAGATAGGATTTGGAGGCTAACAAAAACTATCTGGCTACAAACTCAATCATTCAATTTGATACTGCAATGATAGAATAAATCTCAATACTGGAAAAATATTTTCACGTCGTTTGCGCGTTGAAGTTAGTATTCAACAAAAGAACTTTCAGACGCAATAAGCCTTTCAAAAGAGAAACTTTTTTTACTAAAACTCCATACCTCCGGACAAAAAAATTCCGGACGACCAAACGGCTGCCCGGAAACACTTTAGTAGGTGTATAATGTCTTATTATCTGGATTCTATGATCGTTATTTTTACTGTCTTTGCCGTGTTCGGAGGATTCACGGTATTACCCGTTGCTCCCTGCACTTCCAGCACTAAAGCACCACGCTGATAAGTGTAGGTGTAAGCATAGCCATCATACACATCGGGAATGGCTTCCCAAATGCCGTCGCCCGCGCTGATAGCCACTACGATCGCATTTACTTCGTTCGTATAGTCATCAATTTCAGGCATATCAATGGCGTAGTACCAGGTGAGCGTCACATTATCATATTTCCAGCCGTTAGCGGGAATGGTCGTAACAATCGTGCGGTTGGGGATAACCACCTCCTCTTTCGTACAGGAAGACAGTATCAGGCCGAACAGCAGCAGCGGCAAAAGGAGAAATCTTTTCATAGCGGTAATTTGAGTAGTTGCGAATGCTTTGCCTTTCTAATTCAAGAAGGATGCCAAATTCTGATTTTTCTTTTGTAACCAGCTACAAACCACTACGCTGCCGCCTTTGCGTCGCACACTTGTACTTTCTTTTCGCTACTCAAAATCCATTAGTAATGCTTCTACATACTCTAGGAAAGCGACTTCCCTTTCGGCATCATCTTCCGTTTCAGCCAAAACCCGTTTACCCTGCAACGTAGCCAGGGCCGAGCGCCGCACGTCCGGCGAAATGCGGTATCGGTACTGCTGCACCAATTCAAGAGCGTTATGCCGGCTTTCATAATTGCCGTAACAAACAATGTTTACAAACTCCTGGAAGTAATCAATGCATTCCAGCTTCCAGAGAGAAAAAATGAGGCTGCCCCGGTTCCCTTCATTGTCCGGGTGTAAAATAAGATCCATGATCGCCGGCACCGCTTCCTGCACACCCATCTCAGACAAACTAAGCGCAGCCGCATCGCGCAGTCGGCTGTTTTGTGTCCGCAGCAAATCCTTGAGGAACGGGATCGCCTCGGTGATACCGGCCTCCCCTAATCCGATAATCGATTTCCGTTGTAGTTCCGGATGCCCGTTTAATAGTTGGCTGTAATCCTTCATGTCGCAGCGAAGATAAGGATAACTGGCATTTTCGCCGGAGCGTGCGGATGTAGCAGCAGCACCGGCCGGCGGACGCCAGGGGAGGCGACTACTATTGC
This genomic interval from Chitinophaga horti contains the following:
- a CDS encoding (Fe-S)-binding protein, producing the protein MLIAQQIMFLIAFAAAVYFFAKKAGFIRKNILLGRDVELNDRKDERLRNLILLAFGQKKMFRNPLVAVLHFFVYAGFIIINIEILEIILDGILGTHRLFAPLLVGLYTFLISAFEILAVTVIVGCAIFLARRNMIKLKRFMSRDLDGWPRSDANYILATEIILMLLFLTMNAADLALQAQGAEHYHTTGRFAVSGLLSPMFEGMSTGSLVAIERVCWWLHILGVLAFLNYLPYSKHLHIMLAFPNAWYTPLEPKGKMTNMPEIQREVLYAMQPELAANAPADAAVPKFGAKDVQDLTWKNLLDAYACTECGRCSAACPATQTGKKLSPRLIMMKTRDRSEELGAFIRNNKEGSTTDGKSLLRDYITEEELRACTSCNACVQECPVSINPLDIILQMRRHLVMEESSAPQEWNMMFSNIENNMAPWKFSPDDRDAWIQS
- a CDS encoding (Fe-S)-binding protein — encoded protein: MQVRTMADYMASGETPEILFWVGCAGSFDQRAQKITRAFASILDKTGVKFAILGKEEGCTGDPARRAGNEFLFQMMAYNNIQVLNGYGVKKIVTTCPHCFNTFKNEYPELGGSYEVMHHTTLLQQLIDEGKVRLKDGGGFKGKKITYHDSCYLGRANNIYEAPRKVLEVFDAELVEMKRCRSNGLCCGAGGAQMFKEEEKGTTRVNFERGREAVATGANVIAANCPFCMTMLTDGVKEQGREDDVKVLDIAELVAASME
- a CDS encoding CPBP family glutamic-type intramembrane protease, which translates into the protein MICLNKKPAVFVFVWGGVLVLITYACTFLVAVVESWFDLKIDKNGVSEHTWLFKLIVFCVIAPLLETYLLQFLPYDYYKRHHKSMAWLILVAGVLFALFHMYSIAYAIVAGIKGMMLTYAYASWQGKHVSRFVVTTMAHAFNNIYFLTLELIMSLF
- a CDS encoding HEAT repeat domain-containing protein yields the protein MGNSSRLPWRPPAGAAATSARSGENASYPYLRCDMKDYSQLLNGHPELQRKSIIGLGEAGITEAIPFLKDLLRTQNSRLRDAAALSLSEMGVQEAVPAIMDLILHPDNEGNRGSLIFSLWKLECIDYFQEFVNIVCYGNYESRHNALELVQQYRYRISPDVRRSALATLQGKRVLAETEDDAEREVAFLEYVEALLMDFE